One Antedon mediterranea chromosome 1, ecAntMedi1.1, whole genome shotgun sequence genomic window, ttaaatttaatccaaattaatttagtaaaaacGAATTGTATTTAGTCAGCAAAAGGAATGTATTGTTGAATTTCCTGTAATATAAGAAAGTGGCCGTTTTcctgtttgttttgttgtttttaatccTTTAAAATGAAAGAGaaaaatagaaaagaaaaaGCAATTGATAACTTCCTTGAGAATTAATTCGAATTTTTTGACGTGTCATATTTGGTTTCCCAGCATCCTCTTCAGTTCGAGCATGATTTCGAACAAAATTTTAGATTTGCATCGACGATAAGCAAATTAGAAAATAATCACGTGTTTTGCGAACTTTAACAATAATGACTGGACAGGATACATTTGCCCTTTTAAGATGAAAGGTCGCCGTACCTCGCAGCAACAGTCTACCACCAACGACAATTACTTTTAAAGTTTGGAAAAGTAATACTATAGAGGGCGGTAAACTGCAATTACTATGATTAGAGTGCAGTATCACACTCCCCCCGATAGGCCTactgaaagtgtcagaaaacCTTATTGATTCACAGAGCGCGATATTCATTCAAATGCCTACTTGGTTTCAGCGTAGGGCCTACTgatgatattatatatataaacaaatactgTTAATCTAATTAGGTGATAAATATACTTATGGGTTGTTGATACTTAATACTAAACCACTATTGATAtaactttcttttttttgttgttgatgaaTATGCCATATTAAtcgtcacataatagttattaactttaacTAAAAATTGGAtcgtaaacaaaaattatttacctgaaaatatctgttttacagtttattttatcttttttataagtgaaaccattaaataatgttatttctTTTTCTATCGAAGTGagtaacttgattaaaactacaaaatggcctgttcaaagtccgattttattattattattattattaatttgtcatttttcATCTCTAATTAAAATGGGTTTCCGATATTgtaataatcaatttaatattattctgGAGATGACATAAAGTGGTCATGCTATATAGACCATTccttatataatttataacgtTGATTGGAATTGGACGTCCGATAactaaacaataaaattcaaacaaaaactaaattgataaaaaataaataaactgataTGAAACCTTCTTTTCATCAACTATActaaaaatgtttcttttccAACAAGTTTATGAAACGTAACATATGCATGTACAGTGCTTTTGGTAATAGTTCATTCTAAGAGTGCTATATCAAATGTGTAAGGTATGTAACTATACTGATTGacctatatataggcctaaattcaaattaatagaCTCTAAACGGTCCTGATTTCTTCTTTTTCGAAGGATGATCAGAATACTGAATGTTACGAGTTTCTAGGCCATTCCTCGCCTATTCTTACCAGGATAGAAGCAAGTTACCCGCCGAAAAGGCGATGCCACTCGGGATGTTGAGGTGCTATACGTTGTAAGTTGACCTTGTAAGTATACTTAATATATACTATTATACAATACACTAAAAAAGAACACATTTAAATTGATTGAGAGTCAGATTTTATTAACTTTCTCGCCGGAAAGGCCTAAGTTTTCACCTTAATAAAAATAACCAAGGAATGCCTACGAAAAACCAATCTTTTATCGCTTTTTATcgtttttattaaaatgaattacccggttttttaatgattattattattattattattgagacTATACCTTATACAACAGCTAATAAGGCCCACTTCCTAAACATGGAGGAAAACATTTTTCTCAATGTTCTTACGAATGAACATTGTTAGGCCTATTGCTGttagtataatatttattaattaattaaaaatacttCCGTTATATGCGCTGTATATGTTTATTTACACTTATTAATAAATCGTATATAATTTACTAAACCGTCGTTTATCTCTCATTTGCTTTATGTAATCGTATAGTTTATTAATATCAggtatttcaaaaatatttgttttatttcaatcatCAATGGAGTACCCCTTCAGTttagacgagtagggggttaccccggtgtattagtacatcacagccactgatcaccaactgggccctctgggagatcagtctttgactgaagaggtcacccagtataaagataaaacaaacaaacaaacaaacaaacaaaatatcatgGTCCTCGTTTCAGGGCTTTTGCATCTcaccaagtaggcctataacaaatATGGGGAAATAACAACAGAACAACTGAAAATCTTTAACCAATGCCTACATAGTTTCTCCAGAAATCTTTTACTCTCAAAGTTCCTAAATGTAAAGTTTCAAATAGACGCGAATAAATAAGGAACgcaaaaatataaacattttgcgACTAAAATCGgcaaaacataaaacatatcgGGAAAAAAGTTACTAATGCATTAAATTAATTCCATcgcttaaattatttttttatttaaaaaaaaaaggattgttaaatttaaagaacataatgttatttcattgttttttaaatgacattatatattatgttattgtgtatttattattgtttatattgataaattaaattgtaatctTTGTTTCAGATAATACCAGTGTACAGGTCGGTAACCTGCTACAGTATGgtcaaataaaactaaaaaaacaaacaatttatggCCTATACGGTACTctataacataggcctacaatcaaATGTATTGAGTAATTACAAACAATTTACTCATATCCCACAATTTCATGACATAAATGCTTTTAATTTGCTTtataatttaggcctactgtaggcctatagtttcaGTGCCAAAAGACATCCTCCGTGACTGTGGATTTTGTCGAAACGACGAAAATGTTCACCGCGTTGTCTCAACAAAACCGattataacaatttatataactGGACTATTATAAACCCTCACTTATTATTGCCGTATTACATATAGTATAACTatgcacaaaatattttaagatcttgaattttcaattttatatagATACTGATTTTACACTCGATTTATACACAAAACGTCAACATCCAGTATTTTCCTACAAATTGTACATCGTGTGTTTAAAAGGCCCCTTCCAAGAAATACAATTAAATCTAATAAGTATTGGCCTAATTATTGACCAAGTCTTACCATTTCAAAAGTTGAAATAACCAATTATACCCAGATTTTTGTAACACttaattatattgattaataAAAACGATTTCAAAATCACGTTTTTCAAGCTTTAGGCCTGCTGGACGTTCTATGCAGTGAAATAGTGTTTGTCTTGTCCTGGAGAGAGGTCGGGCCTGGCGGCCATCAAATAATTGAGTCTTTTAAAGTATAGCATATCATATGATTTTACAACATTTGACGAATAAACgtataaaatatgatatatttttaGTAATGATTGACGTGGCCATGGGCTATTGAAAGAAGTATCAATAACAGAATAGACTGGTTTCTTAAGCATCCTGTACTTTATGTTGGTGGCTATTGTAAGCATAAGCTTAGTGTAGCTATTTGAAGGTACAATTAGTTGGTTCTTTCtcctcctcttcttcttcttcttcttcttcttctcatCAATATGCTCTGCCGTAACACAAGACTATACCATTCTGATAAGcctaattgatattttttttgacACTCCGCTCTGTTTAAAccctttaaagatatattttctctatgaaaaaagaattaaacattttttttttaatatgccattattATGTCacaaaagttattcacttttaccaaagattggataaaaaaatatttacatgataAACTGTATATTCACATCACggttttttgttaaatttaacaatttattttgtctttttagaagtgaaattattcattttgttaaGGGCCTATATTTaaagtatgattttattaatctttttcATCTGTAAGTTTTAATTATTCGATGCTGACTTTATAACTGTTATCTtgtaaactagtttgactaagTTTacttttcaaacattttaacagtttttttggTCTTAGTTGCGTCCATTGTATGTTGCAACACCATGTTTCTTGATCAGTCAAATgtaaaatactttattattgaatttgaattgaaatattttatttatactggccGACCTCTTAGTTAGCCCAGTTACGATCAGTGGCTttaatgtagtaggcctagtaggctacacgaggggtaaccccctactcgccTCGAAAGATTTACTAGGTTCTTAAAGTACACTTGTATGGTAAATAACTCGAACAGTCATCCTGGTTGACAACGACGACTCAtcgtttatattaaaataataatttaaacttttTGAAAAGTGGAGATCGGATAGAGAGGTTTATtcacttttgtttttaaacaaacttaatttgtgctGACTGCTGCTGTAGTTTTATATGACGGAGGATTCCTTGGTATTAATTAAATGGTAAGATACAATGCTAAGTATCCATTGTATAGACACTTTCTCATTCTGCTCGATTATTAATTTTAGCTATATGATAACTTCCGGTTTTTCTAAAAATAACCTTGAGGGTAGAGTACAACATGAATGACAAATCGTCCACTAAACATAGGTGTTCATGTCAAGGAAAGTTTTAATTACAATTGTCGAAACCTAGCATTCTCAGCATGAGAACACGGTAATTGCTACAGTAAATAGGCACGGGTAGCAGTAGGCATTGGTCTGACCGGCTCACTTTCATGTCGGCTTGCGGCGACCGGTTACTCCCGTCACTCGATAGGCATCAATAACTAGCCCCGCTGATTGTGTCAATATAGAGGTGAGTGGCACAAGGCCTTGGTTTGCAGGTGTATAACAATTACGGTTTCATGTTTAGGCCTCGGTTACTCCAGCTGGAAATTGGCACAATCATGACCTGGCGAGTTTCTTCCAGCACAGGCAAAACTAATCTCTCATCAGATACAAGAATCCCCTGTTGTTACAATCGCAGGGGAAAATTAAGAAACCGTAGCAATactaattctaaaaataaatttttagtgAGCCGTAATGAAGTCGACAAACTTACACGGCAACAAGGGACTGCCCCGATAGAGGTCGCATCTTGCAAGTCATTCGactcaaaaatatattttgcttGTCGCTTGGCAGTTTCCTACATTCATTTCGACAGCAGTTGATTCACGGAGGTATCCTCAGTGGTTTAGTGGCAAAGAAACACACATCTTTAATTAGAATCTTGTTTTTCCTTCAAGTTTGCGTCAGAATGGTGTGACTGATGCGTTCAGAATCGCAGACTAGACAAGtggataaaataatacaagATTAGAATGGTTTACACCAAACCGTAGTTTTAGTAgagatatattttatatatgagCAATGTTAGTTCTTTGATACATTAGTTTCAGTCTAATATACGTATTTATAGTAATCATAATTTTACCTTCCATAAATTGTAAGCGTTTCCAACAAATGCGcactatcataattattattaaagtttgTACAAAATAGAACTATAGATGGCGCAGTTTATGTTGCTACAAACTGCGCCCCGTAGCAGCTTAACTAATACTTCTAGAGTTATAATTTGGTTCAATTTTATCAAGAACCAGTAAGCTAAAGattctaattttaacaatttaaatataaataaaaagatacCATTAATTTAAGTGTCAAATTAAGAGAGGCGAGGCGTATGATGTTGGCTGGTACCGTGCAGGTGCgacacataaaataaaataaagcagAACAGTTTAATGTATCgatcatttaaaaacaaaagtaattgaCAGTGTGGCTGTATGAAATACTGTACCTATATAACCATAATATTTGAGAGGAGTTACAGAACACGGACCTCATACCCATATCATCATTGGTGGTGCTCTCAGCAGAAGGATGGAATTATGTCACTTCTGTTTTAAAAGCCATTTTCATGTACTAACGTAACCTGTACGCGCATGCGCTCTTTGTCCTCAATGAAAAGATGGCGGTGTCAGGCGGAGACGCTGGTGAATCAAGGTACAAAATAGGCTCAATTGTCGGTTGTGTAACTTCCTTTGGGGACCATTTTGACGGAGAAGTGATGGCATACGATTCACAAAGTAACCTGATTGTTTTGAGTATCCTTTTGTGTATAGATTTTTAGTTAAGTCTGATTGAAATCTACCGTGTTTAATGTTTTAGCCGGTTGCGTATTTCGTTCATCAACAGCCGACTCGAGTGCGTTTGATCCCTTTTGACAAGGCAGTCGAGGGAGGTCtaattaacatactttttaCTTTAGAATGGCTATGTATTATAAGTATTGTGTATTTTAATGTGCCTTATACATTCTGACTTTATTCACCATTTATTTGTGttgatatttattaaataaaatggtaaaatcaAACGGACCGATTTCTGACTGAATTCGTTTTTAATCacacaacaaattaaaataaaaacaaagagaAGGGCAGTgagaataattaataataatcgtAAATTAAATTACCAATTGTTCCTAAAACTACACATATTTTTACCTCCATCCCCTTGCTGACTATGAATATattgattgatgtttttgttttgtaactTAAAATATTTCTGTTCTGACTGTACTTGAACTTGATAATAAGACTATTACCCTACTTTATTTCTCACTACGAAGTCTAGACTGCTGTATGCTTTGAGTTAATATTGGCACAGAGTGGCACACTGCTGGTATAGTTCTATTATTAACCTATTATTTTGTtgcttaattaaaataaatattgtgtgGCTTCTTCTTTAATTCTTCTTCCCCAAGAAACCAAATCAAACATGGATAAACCAACTttcaatattcaatttttaaatgtaaaaaaccTAAAATCCATTGAGGTTCTTAAAGAAGCAACGGAGGTGCCGCCAGCCTTACCAGCTCTCAATCAAAATAAGGTGAGTAATTTATTCATTGATACTTTCATAAATAATACATGAATATTCATCTAATACATGAACTGACTAACGcattaatatttaatgtattcAGTATTAATTCCTCCAAGGTACCTTCGCACTAGGTCTGTTTTGGGAAATGATATACTGTACCTTGTAAAGAATTAAATGGTGTATATTCAAGAAGTGTAAATATAACTTCAAATTGTATGCCTCgtctataaaaaaacattttctaagctcattttaatattgtatttaatcaTGGCTAGAGACGTAACAAAACATGTCTACAGAAacgatttttttattttgatctgATGTCTGGTCTGTGAGTGGGAGAAAACGAACAGGAAACATAAGAAAGTTGAACTAGACCTACATAATTTtgcaaaattgtaaaatattgggAGTTTAtccaaaaaacaaattaaaattttctttatttcacAGTTGATAAAAAGAGCAGAAGAAAGTATATTTGAGAAGCAAGAAGCAATTAAATGTCAAGAATTAGGTGTTCCTTCACATGCAATAAAGCTTtatcatacaattaaaaaaacgTAAGTAATTCGCATATATAACTGGAGTATAATTGTGTCATACAGAAGGTAATTTACTTTATTATCATCAGTTGTCTTTCATTAAATCACTTATTTCACATTTGGTTGTGAACAATGTGTGTATGGTTGTAATAACTAGGTTAATAAACCTAGTAATCCATGTTTACTGTGTAAATAACCCTACTAAAccatgtttattaatattaaccaGTGGCATAACGGCTATGAATGCTCACTGACTAAACAAAGGGGCCTCCAAGCTTGTAGGGCGGGGAGGGAAAATGGGCTTTAAAATATGTCCAAAAAAAGCTAAAAACACCAGAGGCctttggagggccacttagtgttcctaaaccaggggttACACCACTGTTTTTTACCCTAGTAATATACATGGTTTACTGCGGATACAGTGATATACTGCTGTATTTTTGCTTTACCGCCTTGTCCTTCGGTTGGAATACGTTTAccatattataaatttatactgtacagtggTTAATGGGTTGCTTAAATCTTTCCTTAAGTTATTTACATTGCATTTAACACCTTGCCTGTGAATAATATGCAACATTGTAGGTTTTGAGTTACCCTGTAAAATTCCAAGCAACAGGCTCATATAAATCAACCTACTATTAACCATTGTTCTTTGCACCAGGTTACATTGTCGTTGGCAACACAGAGATATGATTGTACTTGATTCAGTTATTGTAGCGCCACCGTACACATTAGAAAGCTGTAGCAGTCAGGACGGGAAAGAGGGCAAAGATTTAGcacaagttaaaaaaattgtaagtATAGTTAGTGacagtttttaatttttatcattAGGCATCTTACATTATGTTATATCGTATTAGAATTACATCATTACtgtataccgtatttattcgaataaatgaGGAGGCATTTATTTTTTGgctgtaatatggtaacatgtataatcaaataaataccccctagatatgaacaaatacaacacaattgatagtgataaaatacagtcaAAATGCTtgataaattgtagatcatgtcaacCAATGTATTGTACTACAAATAGAAGAGTGTTGTATTAGAATATtgtgtatacagtatatgcatGTGACAGGGGCGTTATTCTAGGAAATAAATAAAGGCACTTGGCATTTATTGGAGTGGAGG contains:
- the LOC140047406 gene encoding protein LSM12 homolog A-like, which translates into the protein MAVSGGDAGESRYKIGSIVGCVTSFGDHFDGEVMAYDSQSNLIVLKTKSNMDKPTFNIQFLNVKNLKSIEVLKEATEVPPALPALNQNKLIKRAEESIFEKQEAIKCQELGVPSHAIKLYHTIKKTLHCRWQHRDMIVLDSVIVAPPYTLESCSSQDGKEGKDLAQVKKIIEKHMRDQQTKSGT